In Theobroma cacao cultivar B97-61/B2 chromosome 7, Criollo_cocoa_genome_V2, whole genome shotgun sequence, the genomic window ttcattatAAGAGCTTAGTTTGCATTTTGGTTTTACATTAACCTCAAATTCTCATGAATATCCTCAGCAGAAAGAAAGCCACTGGTGTTTGACATGAAAGTTATACATTTTTGACAGGAGAGGCAGTGTTTTAAGTCACCTGTTGGTTTCTGCACAAATTGAAAAagttttaacaattttcatCCATATTATAGGCAGTAGATTCATATCTCAATGCCATTCTAGTTAAGATCAATGGAGGGTTCAATTCCTGGCTATGAATCCTTCTGCAGTATACAAAAGTGctagaaaattaaaaccaagGATTTCATTACAAGCAATTCCGCAGTGAAGCAAAGGGAAGGCTGTTCAAAAGAATTAGAATTACATAAgatcaaaattcaaagaatcCTTCTTCCTACGGTATACGTAGTCTCTAATTCGCCATCTGCGCAGATGTTGGCATCAAATGCAGAAGAACATAATGAGCAAGACACTCGTTCAATAATATTAAGTGAACAAGCATAAGCAACTggaaaaaaatggaatattcTGTGAACAAAGGTATTTACAGCAGCATGTGGGACGAACTTCTTTGGAATCCACcgcctttctctctctaggttCAAAATTCCACCCCTTAATTTCTCGATTGTTTCATTGATTACGTTTTTGGTCGCTTGCTTTCGCCTGTAACATTGAATCAATTAAAGTACAGTAACTACAAGAAAGTCCGTACTATATACCAAAACAATAACAGCCATGAAAGAGAAACCAAAAGAGAGATTTGGAGCAGTTAAATGGAAGAACTGACCAGTTGATAAAGGATCTTCGTGTACAAAGAAACTTGCAGCTACTATCAGATAGCAAAGAATAAGCATTAATCCTTTGAAGTAGTTAGATGTTCCCTCCTGcagacaaaaacaaaaaaagagttAACTTCATTTACTTCCCACTGCCTTTCAGCTAAATTAGTCTTCCGAgttgcattttctttttcttttgcatttttcaagATTGCTTTCATTCTTGATTACGATACCCATTACTAGAGTAGAAAGCATTCTTTTCCTAAGTTCTTGATATACCAACCTGCAGAAAGAAGGCTACAACTATAACAGTTATAAACAGGGTTGCTGTCTCAAAAAGCTGGAAGTTCAAGTCCATTTTACACCCCATCATCCACCCAATAACCACACAAAAGGGAATCTGCAGATTCAACAAGATAACcaaggcaaaacaaacaaattaacAATACTAACATattaaccataaaaaaaagaaaaaaaagaaaaaagaaagaataaaatgtCAGAAGCTCCAATCAAGCAAACAGAAATAAAATGACACATTGCAGCCAAGCATCATCACCAGCTTTTTGCAATTTCAATCAAAGAATCTGCCTATTTGCTACCAAAGCCAACAAGTTGCAACTATTCATGGCAAAGAAGAAACATGGAAATCTTCAAAAGTATCAGCCAACATAACTTGGTAGGTTTTGGTATTAAACAAAGACATGATCAAATCCGTTACATGAGCAACAGCCAGGGGCATCTCTGGTAAGATCTTgataattataaacaaattaaacttTGCACTGGTCATATATAATGAGTGGAAATTGCTAAATAATTGACAATAATGAGTCACCCCTAACTAAGGGACCACATATTATATGAACGGAATACGAGCTTCAGTACTTGGTGCTGACTACTAAGGCAATTGAAGAATAAAGTCAAAAAGTAATTCCAACAAATCCTGACATTAGGAAGTGTATGACATAGTGTAATATCATCAATACAAAATGGGCACATCCAATGTACAGCACCTACCCCAAACATGGAAATCTGAGTTGATGACCCTATTGCCACTCCCAAGGATATGTCCTGcaaagaaatttaattaattagcaaGATATATAGATTTTACACAATGAAAGTTCAGAGAATCACTTACAAGCTTGTCTTTCATGGCAAACATAATAGCACTTGCATGCTCTGCAGCATTCCCAATAATGGGGAGCAAGATAACACTAATAAAGGCAATTGGCACATCCCATGCCTCAGATGCCCCCTGAGAAAGAACAATCAGACAAGAGAATGATCATGTATCATACAAAATCAATTGGCATATACCCTTaagaatataatttaaaaaaaaaaaagcaaatctTGAAAACTTGCTAACTAATAACATCTGCTACTAACAACAGCAGATGCAGACCTTCACCAATTTTACATGCTATTTAAATCAGGGATCCATGTTCAGATTGGTTTAACTATATCCCTAAAGTATGCATCAAATCTAAGGGAAATCCATTCCTTGTGCAGATTCAGACCCACCCTACCAACCATTTGCTCCTAAAAATGACACCAGTGGATGCATATCATAACACCAGTATTTTAACACCAGTGGACAATGTAACATGCACTGATTAATTTGGTAGTGGCTCCGAATTTAAACAGTTGTTTCTTTGAGTGACTGATGATCTCAAATATTTTAAGCTATCCCTAAGAAGAGGAAAGATTAAGAACCAAATGTTACCTGTATGGTGTCAACCAAATAATCTGATAGGATAGAGATCCAAGCAGTCATGATTGCAAGCCAAATAATTGATTCCCATTTCGAGATCTCAGGagcttcatcatcatcatctgaCTGCTCCTCATTCTGACTTCCTTCCTGATATCACACCATTTGCCAGACCACTGATTATTCTACAAAAAATGATTGGCGACGGAAAAACAAGACAAACAGTTGTTATATTCAAAAGataacaataacaatataaccaACCTCATCAATAGGGACGTAGAGATCTTTTTGACTCTTTAACTGGAAAACTAGGTAGGCAGCATAGGCTAGAAGCATAATACAACTGCTAAATCTTGAAAGAGCCAACTCTGACTTCCCATCATGCCGTTCTGTGTGTGTGGAGTGGAGGACTGCTGGGAAGAGTAGGCCCATGACTGCCATTAACAGCAGTCCTGAATTGACAACAGCTGTGGCCTGAAGGCAATAGTTCAGATTAGAGcaatcaaataagaaaaaatagcAGAAATAAAATCTGCCAATATGCTAATATCATTACCTTGCTAAAAACCTGTTCCTTTCTATGATGTACAAGCCCACCACAAAAGAATGCACATCCAAGAACAAGCAGCATGTTTGACAAAATTGAGCCCAACAATGACAGCTGAACAACACGTATCATTCCAATTTTCAGTgcataaattgaaataatcaGTTCTGTTGCATTCCCAAATGTAGCATTTAGAAGACCACCAACTGCAATTCATTTCAATATTAAAGACCATTACTGACATAAAATTGGTAAATAGCTAATAGACAGAAGATATTGAAGCTGATTTATGCCAGAGactaaatacatatatttcaGAGGCAAGCCTAGAGATAATGTAAGACGTGCTAGTGTCGGTTAGGTCAATAGTAAAAGCTTAAAATGAAAGAAGCACCCAATGGCTAATGaggaaaataacaaaaatctcAGGAAATGGAGGGAGGATGGTTGGAAGATCTGAGCTTTGGATCACTGACCAAAACCGTCCTCTGATCAAGTTGGCATACCACCACCATCTCCCATGAAATAAAAGGGAGGAGTAGGAGGTCAAAATGAGCATTGCCAAATGGTGCTAACAAGACAGACTCTGAAGGCACTTCGGCAAgcaatttaaaatcaacaaAACTAGTTGCCAAATccagataataaaaaaaaatccataagaataatttttttttaaaaaaaaaaatacctgtAGGTCCAGTGAAGAAAGCTAACTGCCTGAATTCAATCAAATGAAAAAGTAATGTCAGGTGCCAATAGAACAACCGGTAGCATCAAAAGAGCAAATTCAATGAAAGAACATGAATCCTTACTCAGTAGCATAACCCAAACGCTCTGCCAAAGGTGTTATACCTAGTAAGCTTAGAAAGAAGACCCACCCCTGCAATCCACCTCAGCAATTCAACAACTTATATAAAAAAGTACACAAGCAAGgaaagagctcaaaaatagAACTCACATTATGAGCAGTCGTTTTATGAACCAGGATAGCTAGAGGCCCAAAAGGCATGAGCAAGTTGAGTTTATTCGAGAAAACTACAGTCTTTATGCTCTTATAGACACCATTCCTTATCGTTTTCCTACCACCAACTGGCAAACTACTAGAAAGTGATACTTGTTCAATTGAATCAGTAGAATGTGCCTTCCGAGCATCCATTTCCGGGTTATAGAGGCACTCATCATCGAGATCATCCATTGAACTATGATCTAGTGATCCCATCTGCTAGAGTAAGCATCTTTTCATTAGAAATGCAGACTACAATACACTCAAAAGAATTAGCAACTCAAAATGCATATTCCCCCAACCAAAAGAAGggtgaagaaaaacaaaaagagtgcTACAAGAGAATGGACAAGGGTAAAGTATTAAAAACGAAGAATTGCGTACTTCAAGGTGGGATACGACCCCCATTTGCAGCTTGTAATCCATCTTCACGTATCAAAAGAGCAAGGAGTTCTCCACAGCCATTAACATAAAAAGCATCACAAAATCATGCGCTTGGTTTCTAAATTCCTCAAGGTCTATATATCATAAGCACAACTGAAATTTGTGCAAaaataacccaaaaaaaaagtataatatTAGCAAGCATGCTTAACATAACCAGAAATCGCAAAAAAGTAATACAATTCCAAATCAAGATCTCATCTTTCATTCGCCTACTATACTTGTATATCAATTCATACtacaataaaatcaaacttgaGATTTCGATTACCAAGCCTTATATGCATCTAACAGAAACATACAGCATCGAATCAATCCCTGAAAATATTAAAGGATTCAATTCCAGACAATCAAACGCATAAAAcgaaataaagaaagaaactttccatcttctttttcttcaagtgCAGGAATTGCATCAAATATCAATGCCAACACCTAAGAAACAATCCCAGAAACAGAAACACCAACAGAAGACCTCTAACGTCAACGGATCTGAGAAAGAACTAACCTTTATTGCAAATCTTTGCAAGCCCTCACAAGGGTATCAATCAGAAACCCccagaaaccaaaaaaattcaatactTTTCTTGAccgaaaagaaaaaaaatggtctttttttttcttttggtaagaaaaaaacagaaacCCAAGGGCAAAGGCGACCGTACGAATTAGACCAGATTCTAGATTTTAAGCACAGTTTGGTCGGTATTTGTAGTTTAGTAACTTTTGGTACCCCTTTTCTCCGTAGATTTAAGattgaaaaaacaaagaaaaaaaataataatgtgaTAAAGGGGAGATGGGGCAAAGACAGAATTGAGTTGAACCTCCACTAACAATAGATTTAGATTGGaaaagaaaggtaaaaatcCATGTGTCGTTCCTGACCCTATTCctatttttaatattagtaagtaatatttaatc contains:
- the LOC18593189 gene encoding vacuolar cation/proton exchanger 5 isoform X2, whose product is MDYKLQMGVVSHLEMGSLDHSSMDDLDDECLYNPEMDARKAHSTDSIEQVSLSSSLPVGGRKTIRNGVYKSIKTVVFSNKLNLLMPFGPLAILVHKTTAHNGWVFFLSLLGITPLAERLGYATEQLAFFTGPTVGGLLNATFGNATELIISIYALKIGMIRVVQLSLLGSILSNMLLVLGCAFFCGGLVHHRKEQVFSKATAVVNSGLLLMAVMGLLFPAVLHSTHTERHDGKSELALSRFSSCIMLLAYAAYLVFQLKSQKDLYVPIDEEGSQNEEQSDDDDEAPEISKWESIIWLAIMTAWISILSDYLVDTIQGASEAWDVPIAFISVILLPIIGNAAEHASAIMFAMKDKLDISLGVAIGSSTQISMFGIPFCVVIGWMMGCKMDLNFQLFETATLFITVIVVAFFLQEGTSNYFKGLMLILCYLIVAASFFVHEDPLSTGESKRPKT
- the LOC18593189 gene encoding vacuolar cation/proton exchanger 5 isoform X1 translates to MDYKLQMGVVSHLEQMGSLDHSSMDDLDDECLYNPEMDARKAHSTDSIEQVSLSSSLPVGGRKTIRNGVYKSIKTVVFSNKLNLLMPFGPLAILVHKTTAHNGWVFFLSLLGITPLAERLGYATEQLAFFTGPTVGGLLNATFGNATELIISIYALKIGMIRVVQLSLLGSILSNMLLVLGCAFFCGGLVHHRKEQVFSKATAVVNSGLLLMAVMGLLFPAVLHSTHTERHDGKSELALSRFSSCIMLLAYAAYLVFQLKSQKDLYVPIDEEGSQNEEQSDDDDEAPEISKWESIIWLAIMTAWISILSDYLVDTIQGASEAWDVPIAFISVILLPIIGNAAEHASAIMFAMKDKLDISLGVAIGSSTQISMFGIPFCVVIGWMMGCKMDLNFQLFETATLFITVIVVAFFLQEGTSNYFKGLMLILCYLIVAASFFVHEDPLSTGESKRPKT